TGTGTTCCTGGCAATGTTCACGACCTCGCTAGTGCCGGTGACGGTCAAGTGGGGCGTTGATTGGCTTGATCGGTCCGGTGAATTAGTATATACGCAAGACCCTGTCGAAGCCAAGGCTGATTGAATAAATTTTGCACTCATTCTGTTTCTGCTGGGTGATATTATTGGAGAATTATTGAGGGGTTTCTACCGAAGCGACAAGGCGAGTGCGTCGGGGCTTGACCCCGAGGCGGTTCATGCTACTATCTTTGCTTTGAAGCCGGAGAGTCCCCAGAGCAGAGACGAAATAGACGGAGGCAGCTCCGGCCGTCGGCGGTTGGGGACTGATGTGATCGGTGAAAAACGAGAAATTCGGCCGGCGTCACTCATACCTTGACATCTCGCTCTAGATCCGCGCCCGTAGTGGGTGCCATAGGTGAGCGCCGTTGATCGAGGCGCCGCTGTCGGTCGCCAAATCGACGAGCGGCGTCCCGATGTAGCCCGCACCTTGACGATCAAGTACATGTAGCAACTTTCCAGAAGCGACTACCGAAATCCTACCGTACGCGCCGAAAGACGAGGAAGTGTCTTGGCGTCAACGCCCGCCGAACAGCCGTTCCCGCAGCGACCGCGACGAGGGTCGCTCCGAGAGCAGCACGGGCGTGTCGAGGTTCTCGATTGTGTCGAACGCGAGTGATCCACGGACGATCCGCGAGAGGAGCCCGCGCTCCGTCGCGCCGACGATCACGAGGCTGTACTCCTCGCCGACCCGGCCGATCGTTTCTTCTACGTCACCCGCCTCGATGCGCAGCTCCGCGTCACCGAGGTCGTGTCCGTCGGCCCAGCCGGAGAGGAACTCTCGCCCGGACTCTTCTTCGCTGGAATCGACGACATACAGTAGCGAGAGATCGACACCGACGGTGTCACGGAGCGCACGGGCGACCTCAGCGGAGAGGTCCGAGGAGGGACCGCCGGCAGTCGGCACGAGCACGTCCGAGAGGTCCAGTTGCTGCCCGTCCAAGATGAGGAAGTCACACGGGAGGTCATGGGTCAGCTCGTCCAGCGAACCCTCGACGCGCCCGCCAGCGAACCTTGTTCCGCCATAGCCCATCACGACGGTGTCGGCGTCGTTTGTCCGTGCAGCGTCGAACACCTCCTCGATCCCACGGTGCGAGAGGATCGTCTTCGTCTCGATCGGGACGTCGAACGCCTGAGCGTCTTCGGTCGCGGCAGCCAGCAACTCCTCAGAGGACTGGTCGAGGCCGGTACGATTCTCGGCGGCTGTCTCCAGCGATGTCTGGTCCGGGACAGTGACGATGTGGGTCGCCAGTACGCGACCGCCCTTGTGTTGGGCGAGCACGCCGGCGAGTGTGATGAGCGCGCTCTCGGTCCGCGGGTTCGCCACGGCGACCATGACCGTCGGCCCCTCATCTCCCGTTCCGCTTGGCGCGACTGCGTCCGCGGCGTCGACCACCTGATCGGGGAGATCCGCTTCTCGGCTCCGGATGAACTCCGAGAGTACACCCTGTTTGTCGGTCTTGTCCCGGGCGTAGATGAAGTACCACGCCACGGCCGCGATGACGAAGCCGGCCGACAGTGCGATCTCGATCCCTTCCATGAACGCGACGAGCCCGAGAGACAGGACCGCGCCGAGTATCGGTGTGATCGGGTACAGCGGGACGGTGAAGTCCGGGTCGTACTCCGGGGTGTCGGCCTCGCGGAAGACGATGAGCGCCACGTTCATGAGCGCGTATACGATGAGGTGGAGGACGCTGGCCGCCTTCGCGAGCACCTCGATCTCTTGACCCAACAGCGCGATGAAGACGATGATGAGCGCCCCGGTCACGAGGATCGACCGGTACGGCGTCGCGTAATTCGGGTGGATCTCGTTGAGCCAGTTGGTGACGATCTTGTCCCGTCCCATCGCGAAGTTGATCCGGGCGGAGGCAAGGATCGACGCGTTCGCCGACGATGCGGTCGCGAGGAGCGCGCCCACGGTCATCACACCGGCGGCGATCCCCGCGACTCCCGTCACCGGTCCGATGGACTCGGGGAAGGCGACTTGCGCGGCCTGCGCGACTGGCGCGTCCTGGCTGAGTTCCGGCCACGGGACGACGCCGAGCATCATGGTCACGAGGATCGCGTAGATCACCGTGACGATGGCGACACTTCCGATGATGGCGATCGGGAGATTCCGGCCGGGGTTCTTCAGCTCCTCGGCGACAGTCGCGATCTTCGCGTACCCGAGGAACGAGACGAACACGAGCGCCGTCCCCGGGAGGATCGCCCCGTAGCCCGCCGGGGCGAGTCCGCCTTCGCTCCCAGCGAGTGTCGCGTAGTCGAACGAGAGAAACCCGGCGACAGAGAACGCGGCGAGGATCGAGAGCAGCAGGAAGACAATAACCGTCTGAATCCCGCCGGTCTCCTTCGCGCCGATGTAGTTGACCGCGACGAAGATCCCTCCGGCGACAAGCGCTCCCAACTGGATCGGATTGAGGAACGCGATCGACGGGAGACCGACGAACACGGCGAGGTACTGGCCGAATCCAATACAGTAGAATGCGGAGGCGAACGCGAGCCCCATCCAGTCGCCCATCCCCGCGATTGACCCGAACATCGGGCCAAGCGACTTGTTGATGTAGTAGTAACCGCCGCCAGCCTTCGGCATCGCCGTGCCGAGCTCGGAGACGGAAAGCGCGTTCACCATTGCGATCAGCCCGCCGACAATGAACGAGACAACGACGACAGGCCCTGCTGCGTTCGCGGCGACCCCGGGCAGCACGAAGATGCCGGCGCCGATCATCGTCCCAATCCCGATCGTCATCGCCGAAATCAGCCCGAGGTCCTTCGCGAGCTCGTCGTCGCTCATCCGTCGCTGTCGGCTCGCGGCAGCGCGATTACGGGTCGATCAGCCTGTGTGACGAGTTTGAGTGAGAGGTCGCCGGAGAGGAACTGCATGAGCCGGTTACCGCCGCGGGAGCGGTACGCGATGGCGGTCGCGTCGACCTTCTCGGCGGCGTCGAAGATGGCCCCGACGACGTCCCGAGCGTACGCGGTGTGGTCGTCGGCGTCCGGGAAGACCGAGCGGACGGCGGCGTAGGATTCCTCGGCGAGCTCCTCGGACTGCTCGATAGGTGTTTTGTCCGGGGCGCCGCCGGCCTTCTCGACAACGTGGAGCGCGGTGACCCGTTTGGGCTGGTAGGGTTCGAGTTCCCGTGCGGTAGCTCGTGCGTCCTCCTCGTGGGCAATCGGGAGGAGCACGTGTGCCAAGAGGTCTTGGTCGTCGTCTGTGGTTCGATTCATATCCGTCACTATCTGGCCATCCGCATAAAAACCTCACTCTCCAAATCTATACTTATAAGTGGGCGTGTGTAGACGGAATATCACCGTGATATTTCGTCGGCTACGCCAACTCGTCTCGGGGCAGACGGCGACGGTTCACGAGTGCCGGAACTGTGGGACAACCCTAGACGAGCCGATGGCAGAGTGTCCAACCTGTGGCCCTACCGAAACCGCGTCCTGCGAGCTGTAGCGCTGCGGAACTCAGCCGCATCCCGTTGAACGATAGAAAGGTCAATTGTGGTGGCGCACGAACAACCGATAAGAATGGATTATCGTCTTGACGAAATCGACCGGTTGGCGTTGTATTATCTCGGGTCGGACGCCCGGAACACGACGGCGACCGAAATTGCCGAGCAAGTGAACGTTTCGGCGGGAACCGTCCGGAATCGTCTCAATCAGCTCGAACAGCACGGCATTCTTCGCGGCTATCCCGCACACATCGACTATGAGCGCGCGGACGGCCTCCTCACCGGCCTCTTCGTCTGTAGCGCCAG
Above is a genomic segment from Haloprofundus halobius containing:
- a CDS encoding amino acid permease, whose product is MSDDELAKDLGLISAMTIGIGTMIGAGIFVLPGVAANAAGPVVVVSFIVGGLIAMVNALSVSELGTAMPKAGGGYYYINKSLGPMFGSIAGMGDWMGLAFASAFYCIGFGQYLAVFVGLPSIAFLNPIQLGALVAGGIFVAVNYIGAKETGGIQTVIVFLLLSILAAFSVAGFLSFDYATLAGSEGGLAPAGYGAILPGTALVFVSFLGYAKIATVAEELKNPGRNLPIAIIGSVAIVTVIYAILVTMMLGVVPWPELSQDAPVAQAAQVAFPESIGPVTGVAGIAAGVMTVGALLATASSANASILASARINFAMGRDKIVTNWLNEIHPNYATPYRSILVTGALIIVFIALLGQEIEVLAKAASVLHLIVYALMNVALIVFREADTPEYDPDFTVPLYPITPILGAVLSLGLVAFMEGIEIALSAGFVIAAVAWYFIYARDKTDKQGVLSEFIRSREADLPDQVVDAADAVAPSGTGDEGPTVMVAVANPRTESALITLAGVLAQHKGGRVLATHIVTVPDQTSLETAAENRTGLDQSSEELLAAATEDAQAFDVPIETKTILSHRGIEEVFDAARTNDADTVVMGYGGTRFAGGRVEGSLDELTHDLPCDFLILDGQQLDLSDVLVPTAGGPSSDLSAEVARALRDTVGVDLSLLYVVDSSEEESGREFLSGWADGHDLGDAELRIEAGDVEETIGRVGEEYSLVIVGATERGLLSRIVRGSLAFDTIENLDTPVLLSERPSSRSLRERLFGGR
- a CDS encoding universal stress protein → MNRTTDDDQDLLAHVLLPIAHEEDARATARELEPYQPKRVTALHVVEKAGGAPDKTPIEQSEELAEESYAAVRSVFPDADDHTAYARDVVGAIFDAAEKVDATAIAYRSRGGNRLMQFLSGDLSLKLVTQADRPVIALPRADSDG